One window of the Anaeromyxobacter dehalogenans 2CP-C genome contains the following:
- a CDS encoding TetR/AcrR family transcriptional regulator — protein sequence MQGIARGASCNVALIYRHWASKRALYLDILRAVWLSAANELSRFVENGSGGPEAVIAAYLDAMMHDAMGAQILVREYLDGAPYLSQLTTAEPALLDPLRRAAAVIAEGTDGGVDPVLAVVTVGGLAALVASSREAMLPMVGQQLAPEAWRAHVLHVLANGLAPRAGGPRG from the coding sequence GTGCAGGGGATCGCACGGGGTGCGTCCTGCAACGTGGCGCTCATCTACCGCCACTGGGCCTCGAAGCGCGCCCTCTACCTCGACATCCTGCGCGCGGTCTGGCTGTCGGCGGCGAACGAGCTGTCGCGCTTCGTCGAGAACGGCTCGGGCGGCCCGGAGGCGGTCATCGCCGCCTACCTCGACGCCATGATGCACGACGCGATGGGCGCGCAGATCCTGGTGCGCGAGTACCTGGACGGCGCCCCGTACCTGTCCCAGCTCACCACCGCCGAGCCGGCGCTGCTCGACCCGCTCCGGCGGGCGGCGGCGGTGATCGCCGAGGGCACCGACGGCGGCGTCGATCCGGTGCTGGCCGTCGTGACGGTGGGCGGCCTCGCCGCGCTGGTGGCGTCCTCGCGGGAGGCGATGCTGCCGATGGTCGGGCAGCAGCTCGCCCCCGAGGCCTGGCGCGCCCACGTGCTGCACGTGCTGGCGAACGGGCTCGCCCCGCGCGCCGGCGGCCCCCGGGGCTGA
- a CDS encoding DNA polymerase IV — MTPGPRTILHLDLDAFYASVEQLDHPELRGRPVIVGGTGNRGVVCAASYEARRFGVRSALPTARARRLCPDGVFLPPRFGRYSELSRRVFDVYRRYTPLVEPLSLDEAFLDVTASRALHGGGPDIARAIKAAVRGECGLAVSAGVADVKMAAKIATDLGKPDGLVVVPPGGVAAFLAPLPVGRLWGVGEVTEAALRRIGVATIGDLARMPESALAAALGPTHARGLRALACGEDPREVVPDEEAKSVGAEDTFDQDLLGRPALERELLAQAGTVARRLRAAGLAGHVVTLKVKYADFTLVTRRVTLERATDDDRAIFDAACAQLARVDLRRPVRLTGISVSGFAGDEERGQLGLFGGAPAPPPPEASRRKALNAALDALAGRFGEGAVTRADLAGRPPRRRHGDPEDGGDPEG; from the coding sequence ATGACCCCGGGACCCCGCACCATCCTCCACCTCGACCTCGACGCGTTCTACGCGTCGGTGGAGCAGCTCGACCACCCCGAGCTGCGCGGCCGCCCCGTGATCGTGGGGGGGACCGGCAACCGGGGGGTGGTGTGCGCGGCCAGCTACGAGGCCCGGAGGTTCGGCGTCCGCTCGGCGCTGCCCACCGCCAGGGCCCGGCGGCTCTGCCCGGACGGCGTGTTCCTCCCGCCCCGCTTCGGGCGCTACTCGGAGCTGTCGCGGCGGGTGTTCGACGTCTACCGGCGCTACACGCCGCTCGTGGAGCCGCTCTCGCTCGACGAGGCGTTCCTCGACGTCACCGCCAGCCGGGCGCTGCACGGCGGGGGGCCGGACATCGCGCGGGCCATCAAGGCGGCGGTGCGGGGCGAGTGCGGGCTCGCGGTCTCGGCCGGCGTGGCGGACGTGAAGATGGCGGCGAAGATCGCCACCGACCTCGGCAAGCCGGACGGGCTGGTGGTGGTGCCGCCGGGCGGGGTGGCGGCGTTCCTGGCGCCCTTGCCGGTGGGCCGGCTGTGGGGCGTGGGCGAGGTGACCGAGGCCGCGCTGCGCCGCATCGGCGTCGCCACCATCGGCGACCTCGCCCGCATGCCCGAGTCGGCGCTCGCCGCCGCGCTCGGGCCCACGCACGCGCGCGGCCTGCGCGCGCTCGCGTGCGGTGAGGACCCGCGCGAGGTGGTGCCGGACGAGGAGGCGAAGTCGGTCGGCGCCGAGGACACGTTCGACCAGGACCTGCTCGGCCGGCCGGCGCTCGAGCGCGAGCTGCTCGCGCAGGCGGGCACGGTGGCGCGGCGGCTGCGCGCGGCGGGGCTGGCCGGCCACGTCGTGACGCTCAAGGTGAAGTACGCCGACTTCACGCTGGTGACGCGCCGGGTGACGCTCGAGCGGGCCACCGACGACGACCGCGCCATCTTCGACGCGGCGTGCGCCCAGCTCGCGCGGGTGGACCTGCGCCGACCGGTGCGCCTCACCGGCATCTCGGTCTCCGGCTTCGCGGGCGACGAGGAGCGCGGGCAGCTCGGGCTGTTCGGCGGCGCGCCCGCTCCCCCGCCGCCCGAGGCGTCGCGCCGCAAGGCGCTCAACGCCGCGCTCGACGCCTTGGCGGGCCGCTTCGGCGAGGGCGCGGTGACGCGGGCCGACCTGGCCGGCCGGCCGCCCCGCCGGCGCCACGGCGATCCCGAGGACGGCGGCGACCCGGAGGGCTGA
- a CDS encoding nucleotidyltransferase family protein, whose translation MGAGTRPGEDLAIRERSQGELDARATALRALARSGVPFLVAGAYAFFEYTGIFRDTKDLDLFLREQDLDAAFRVLEDAGFRTEITDSGWIGKAWQGEWFVDLIFSSGNGVAVVDDLWFTHARPGRVMDVEVLLAPPEEMIWSKSFVLERERYDGADVNHLLHACGAGMDWDRLLRRFDRYWEVLFSHLLLFQFAYPGARSIVPDRVIEELVGRTLENLRSGDHPVAMCRGSLMSRVQYVHDVERLGLHDGRRWDEAERGPAGRAGHGGAAGADAAGGADVSPGGGG comes from the coding sequence ATGGGCGCGGGCACACGGCCGGGCGAGGACCTCGCCATCCGGGAGCGGAGCCAGGGCGAGCTGGACGCGCGGGCGACCGCGCTGCGGGCGCTCGCCCGCTCCGGGGTGCCGTTCCTGGTCGCGGGCGCGTACGCGTTCTTCGAGTACACCGGCATCTTCCGCGACACGAAGGACCTCGACCTCTTCCTGCGCGAGCAGGACCTCGACGCCGCGTTCCGCGTGCTGGAGGACGCGGGGTTCCGCACCGAGATCACCGACTCCGGCTGGATCGGCAAGGCGTGGCAGGGCGAGTGGTTCGTGGACCTCATCTTCTCGTCCGGCAACGGCGTGGCGGTGGTGGACGATCTCTGGTTCACCCACGCGCGGCCGGGGCGGGTGATGGACGTGGAGGTGCTGCTCGCGCCGCCCGAGGAGATGATCTGGTCGAAGAGCTTCGTGCTGGAGCGCGAGCGCTACGACGGCGCCGACGTGAACCACCTGCTGCACGCCTGCGGCGCGGGCATGGACTGGGACCGGCTGCTGCGGCGCTTCGACCGCTACTGGGAGGTGCTGTTCTCCCACCTGCTCCTGTTCCAGTTCGCCTACCCGGGCGCGCGCTCCATCGTGCCGGACCGGGTGATCGAGGAGCTGGTGGGGCGCACGCTCGAGAACCTGCGGAGCGGCGATCACCCGGTGGCGATGTGCCGGGGGAGCCTGATGTCGCGCGTGCAGTACGTGCACGACGTGGAGCGGCTCGGGCTCCACGACGGCCGCCGCTGGGACGAGGCGGAGCGGGGACCGGCGGGGAGGGCGGGACATGGCGGAGCAGCAGGCGCAGACGCAGCAGGCGGAGCGGACGTTTCGCCTGGCGGCGGCGGCTGA
- a CDS encoding metallophosphoesterase family protein, with product MAEQQAQTQQAERTFRLAAAADLHCRSDQHGRFRELVRMVNGEAEGLVIAGDLTDHGTLDEAKTLAEVLSQLRVPCAAVLGNHDYEGGVVRDICRVLTEAKVTLLDGDHAVFDRRIGIAGVKGFAGGFERGMLQAFGEPAIKAFVQESVNEALKLEAALAQLEIPKKVVVMHYAPVFETTEGEDLQLRPFLGSSRLIGPCEAFGARAVFHGHSHHGTLEARTPKGVPVYNVAMPLLRKLMDDRRFRVFEV from the coding sequence ATGGCGGAGCAGCAGGCGCAGACGCAGCAGGCGGAGCGGACGTTTCGCCTGGCGGCGGCGGCTGACCTGCACTGCCGCTCGGACCAGCACGGCCGCTTCCGCGAGCTGGTGCGGATGGTGAACGGCGAGGCCGAGGGGCTGGTCATCGCCGGCGACCTCACCGACCACGGTACGCTCGACGAGGCGAAGACGCTCGCGGAGGTGCTCTCGCAGCTCCGGGTCCCCTGCGCCGCCGTGCTCGGCAACCACGACTACGAGGGCGGGGTGGTGCGCGACATCTGCCGGGTGCTGACCGAGGCCAAGGTCACCCTGCTCGACGGCGACCACGCCGTGTTCGACCGCCGCATCGGCATCGCCGGCGTGAAGGGGTTCGCGGGCGGGTTCGAGCGCGGGATGCTGCAGGCGTTCGGCGAGCCCGCCATCAAGGCGTTCGTGCAGGAGTCGGTGAACGAGGCGCTGAAGCTCGAGGCCGCGCTCGCGCAGCTCGAGATCCCGAAGAAGGTGGTGGTGATGCACTACGCCCCGGTGTTCGAGACCACCGAGGGCGAGGACCTGCAGCTCCGCCCGTTCCTCGGCTCGAGCCGCCTCATCGGGCCCTGCGAGGCGTTCGGGGCGCGGGCCGTCTTCCACGGCCACTCGCACCACGGCACGCTGGAGGCGCGCACGCCGAAGGGCGTGCCGGTCTACAACGTCGCCATGCCGCTCCTGCGCAAGCTCATGGACGACCGGCGCTTCAGGGTGTTCGAGGTGTAG
- a CDS encoding response regulator has translation MTPGQYILVVDDDDDFREALSEVLVDAGYPVQQAENGEVALAKVDEEAPGIVLLDLKMPVLDGWGVMERMRGDAKSAAVPILILSAYGFEWEAELLGAQGYIPKSVGMDEILERVRKAAGPPPMRH, from the coding sequence ATGACCCCGGGCCAGTACATCCTGGTGGTGGACGACGACGACGACTTCCGCGAGGCGCTCTCGGAGGTGCTGGTGGACGCCGGCTACCCGGTGCAGCAGGCCGAGAACGGCGAGGTGGCGCTCGCCAAGGTGGACGAGGAGGCGCCGGGCATCGTCCTGCTCGACCTCAAGATGCCGGTGCTCGACGGCTGGGGCGTGATGGAGCGGATGCGCGGGGACGCGAAGAGCGCCGCCGTGCCCATCCTGATCCTCTCCGCGTACGGCTTCGAGTGGGAGGCGGAGCTGCTCGGCGCCCAGGGCTACATCCCGAAGTCGGTGGGGATGGACGAGATCCTGGAGCGCGTCCGCAAGGCCGCCGGGCCCCCGCCCATGCGGCACTGA
- a CDS encoding DHH family phosphoesterase — protein MQLELLYHGNCFDGCASAALFGRWFQEREGARLAGVRYRPVQHQQGDAFPADAFGADVNACVDFRYSPRLDWWFDHHASAFPTPADREAFERDGTGQKFWDPKAPSCTGFIARTLADRFGWRAPELDELVRWADVIDAARFESAAVAVRLEAPALRIMTLLEATKDPSVPTRLIGAMQRMPLAEIAAQAWVAAPLEPILERHRGTVDVVRRNARVRDGVVEIDLGETGIEAANKFIAYDLFPEARYTVVVSKDPKRTKVSVGSNPWAREKRTHDISKLCERYGGGGHPVVGAVSLAPDRLADARRIAAEIASALRGEPNAP, from the coding sequence ATGCAGCTCGAGCTCCTCTACCACGGCAACTGCTTCGACGGCTGCGCCTCGGCCGCCCTCTTCGGACGCTGGTTCCAGGAGCGCGAGGGGGCGCGCCTCGCCGGCGTCCGCTACCGCCCCGTGCAGCACCAGCAGGGCGACGCGTTCCCCGCCGACGCCTTCGGCGCGGACGTGAACGCGTGCGTGGACTTCCGCTACTCGCCCCGCCTCGACTGGTGGTTCGACCACCACGCCAGCGCGTTCCCGACGCCCGCCGACCGCGAGGCGTTCGAGCGCGACGGGACCGGCCAGAAGTTCTGGGACCCGAAGGCGCCGAGCTGCACCGGCTTCATCGCGCGCACGCTCGCGGACCGGTTCGGCTGGCGCGCGCCGGAGCTGGACGAGCTGGTGCGCTGGGCCGACGTCATCGACGCGGCCCGCTTCGAGTCGGCCGCGGTGGCGGTGCGGCTCGAGGCGCCCGCGCTCCGGATCATGACGCTGCTCGAGGCCACCAAGGACCCGTCCGTCCCGACCCGCCTCATCGGCGCCATGCAGCGGATGCCGCTCGCCGAGATCGCGGCGCAGGCCTGGGTGGCGGCGCCGCTCGAGCCCATCCTCGAGCGGCACCGGGGCACGGTGGACGTGGTTCGACGCAATGCCCGGGTGCGGGACGGGGTGGTGGAGATCGACCTCGGCGAGACCGGCATCGAGGCCGCGAACAAGTTCATCGCCTACGACCTGTTCCCGGAGGCGCGCTACACGGTGGTGGTGTCGAAGGACCCGAAGCGAACCAAGGTGTCGGTGGGCTCGAACCCGTGGGCCCGCGAGAAGCGCACGCACGACATCTCCAAGCTCTGCGAGCGGTACGGCGGCGGGGGGCACCCGGTGGTCGGGGCGGTGTCGCTCGCGCCGGACCGGCTGGCGGACGCGCGCCGGATCGCCGCGGAGATCGCCTCCGCGCTCCGGGGGGAGCCGAACGCACCATGA
- the hprK gene encoding HPr(Ser) kinase/phosphatase has protein sequence MDAIRVGALLDDTKFDLRLTLVAGKQGLSRRISSSRIQKPGLVLAGFTEYLHKERVQVFGNTEMSYLATLPRERSVEVLRSFFAQDVSCLVVTKGLQPPPEMTAAADEAGVPLLRTSHLSSNFIESVQNCLEDVLTAQTSMHGVLLDVFGVGILLLGKSGIGKSEIALDLIMRGHRLVADDIVDVKRKTPESVFGAGSEIIKHHMEIRGLGIINIKDLFGVAAIRERKKIEIVLELVEWDPNVEYDRLGVEERKFRILDVEIPMLVVPVRPGRNMTTIVEVAARNHLLKLQGHHSAREFQERLNRAIALAPGGRVGEIDVE, from the coding sequence ATGGATGCGATCCGCGTCGGGGCGCTCCTCGACGACACCAAGTTCGATCTGCGGCTCACGCTCGTCGCGGGCAAGCAGGGCCTGTCGCGCCGGATCAGCTCCTCGCGCATCCAGAAGCCCGGCCTGGTGCTCGCCGGGTTCACCGAGTACCTGCACAAGGAGCGCGTCCAGGTGTTCGGGAACACGGAGATGAGCTACCTCGCCACCCTGCCGCGCGAGCGCTCGGTCGAGGTGCTGCGCAGCTTCTTCGCCCAGGACGTCTCCTGCCTGGTGGTGACGAAGGGGCTGCAGCCGCCGCCCGAGATGACGGCGGCGGCGGACGAGGCCGGGGTGCCGCTGCTCCGCACCAGCCACCTCTCCTCCAACTTCATCGAGTCGGTGCAGAACTGCCTCGAGGACGTGCTCACCGCGCAGACCTCCATGCACGGCGTGCTGCTCGACGTGTTCGGCGTCGGGATCCTGCTGCTCGGCAAGTCCGGCATCGGCAAGAGCGAGATCGCGCTCGACCTCATCATGCGCGGCCACCGGCTGGTGGCCGACGACATCGTGGACGTGAAGCGCAAGACGCCGGAGTCGGTGTTCGGCGCGGGCTCCGAGATCATCAAGCACCACATGGAGATCCGGGGCCTCGGCATCATCAACATCAAGGACCTGTTCGGCGTCGCCGCCATCCGCGAGCGCAAGAAGATCGAGATCGTGCTCGAGCTGGTGGAGTGGGATCCGAACGTGGAGTACGACCGGCTCGGCGTCGAGGAGCGCAAGTTCCGCATCCTCGACGTGGAGATCCCGATGCTGGTCGTGCCGGTCCGGCCGGGCCGCAACATGACCACCATCGTGGAGGTGGCCGCGCGCAACCACCTCCTCAAGCTCCAGGGGCACCACTCCGCCCGTGAGTTCCAGGAGCGCCTGAACCGCGCCATCGCGCTCGCGCCGGGGGGGCGCGTCGGGGAGATCGACGTCGAATGA
- the rapZ gene encoding RNase adapter RapZ, translating to MTATVSHAGPQVVILTGVSGSGKSTALRALEDAGFYCVDNLPIVFLEKLLELSGHTAGEVSRMALVVDAREGRFLVEAPRVIRELRQKGADVEVLFLDASDEALVRRYSETRRRHPLAGEGGTVPDGIAAERLALADVRGIADEVIDTTTLNVHELKRLVTRRFVAGDGAKLGVTLVSFGFRFGIPTHADLVLDVRFLPNPFFVPELKPHPGTDPRVAEFVLGQADAKAFLERLVDLLGFLLPRYRNEGKSYLTIAIGCTGGKHRSVALAAALAERLEGSGQPVRLWHRDVEKE from the coding sequence ATGACCGCCACGGTGAGCCACGCCGGGCCGCAGGTGGTGATCCTCACCGGCGTGTCCGGCTCGGGGAAGTCCACCGCGCTGCGCGCGCTGGAGGACGCCGGCTTCTACTGCGTAGACAACCTCCCCATCGTCTTCCTCGAGAAGCTGCTCGAGCTCTCCGGCCACACCGCCGGCGAGGTCTCGCGCATGGCGCTCGTGGTGGACGCGCGGGAGGGGCGCTTCCTGGTGGAGGCGCCGCGGGTCATCCGCGAGCTCCGCCAGAAGGGCGCCGACGTGGAGGTGCTGTTCCTCGACGCCTCCGACGAGGCGCTGGTCCGGCGCTACTCCGAGACCCGCCGCCGCCACCCGCTGGCCGGCGAGGGCGGCACCGTGCCCGACGGCATCGCCGCCGAGCGGCTGGCGCTCGCCGACGTGCGCGGGATCGCCGACGAGGTGATCGACACCACCACGCTCAACGTCCACGAGCTGAAGCGGCTCGTCACCCGCCGCTTCGTGGCGGGCGACGGGGCGAAGCTGGGCGTGACGCTGGTGTCCTTCGGGTTCCGGTTCGGCATCCCGACCCACGCCGACCTGGTGCTCGACGTGCGCTTCCTGCCGAACCCGTTCTTCGTCCCGGAGCTGAAGCCGCACCCCGGGACCGATCCGCGGGTGGCGGAGTTCGTGCTGGGCCAGGCGGACGCGAAGGCGTTCCTGGAGCGGCTCGTGGACCTGCTCGGCTTCCTGCTGCCGCGCTACCGGAACGAGGGGAAGAGCTACCTCACGATCGCCATCGGCTGCACCGGCGGCAAGCACCGCTCGGTGGCGCTCGCCGCCGCGCTGGCCGAGCGGCTCGAGGGCTCCGGCCAGCCGGTCCGGCTCTGGCACCGGGACGTCGAGAAGGAGTAG
- a CDS encoding PTS sugar transporter subunit IIA, translating to MVGLVVATHGRLAEELLLTAEGIVGRLERCEAVSIVAGASMDEAREHIAAAVKRVDQGEGVLVLTDMFGGTPANLALTFLGDKLEVVTGVNLPMIMKLATARGEGVSLHSVAELVTAYGQKNITLASELLRTRARSRT from the coding sequence ATGGTCGGACTGGTGGTCGCCACGCATGGACGGCTCGCGGAGGAGCTCCTGCTCACCGCGGAGGGGATCGTCGGGCGCCTGGAGCGCTGCGAGGCGGTGAGCATCGTGGCCGGCGCGTCGATGGACGAGGCCCGCGAGCACATCGCCGCGGCGGTGAAGCGGGTGGATCAGGGCGAGGGCGTGCTCGTCCTCACCGACATGTTCGGCGGGACGCCCGCGAACCTGGCGCTCACCTTCCTCGGGGACAAGCTGGAGGTCGTCACCGGGGTGAACCTCCCCATGATCATGAAGCTCGCGACCGCGCGGGGCGAGGGCGTCTCGCTCCACTCGGTGGCCGAGCTGGTGACCGCGTACGGGCAGAAGAACATCACCCTCGCCTCCGAGCTGCTGCGCACCCGCGCGCGGAGCCGGACGTAG
- a CDS encoding PTS sugar transporter subunit IIB, which produces MIPLVRVDNRLLHGQILETWVPRLRIDQVMVADDEAAASSLAQAAMTLCVPPELPVRIRRVAEVDYAGLASGGAKVLVLVRDVAGLAAARAAGLTAALAPKVNLGNLHFGPGRRLVTPSVFVSEEDLSLLRGLAAEGFDVEARAIPSESPTGLAEIERRYAAGH; this is translated from the coding sequence GTGATCCCCCTGGTCCGCGTCGACAACCGCCTGCTGCACGGCCAGATCCTCGAGACCTGGGTGCCCCGCCTGCGCATCGACCAGGTGATGGTCGCGGACGACGAGGCGGCCGCCAGCTCGCTGGCCCAGGCGGCCATGACCCTGTGCGTCCCGCCGGAGCTGCCGGTGCGGATCCGCCGGGTGGCCGAGGTGGACTACGCCGGGCTGGCCTCGGGCGGCGCCAAGGTGCTCGTGCTGGTGCGCGACGTGGCCGGGCTCGCGGCCGCGCGCGCGGCCGGCCTCACCGCCGCGCTCGCACCCAAGGTGAACCTGGGCAACCTCCACTTCGGGCCGGGGCGGCGCCTGGTCACGCCCTCGGTGTTCGTCTCCGAGGAGGACCTCTCCCTGCTGCGCGGGCTCGCCGCGGAGGGCTTCGACGTGGAAGCCCGCGCGATTCCTTCCGAATCCCCCACGGGTTTGGCGGAGATCGAACGCCGGTACGCCGCGGGCCATTAG
- a CDS encoding PTS sugar transporter subunit IIC, whose protein sequence is MGLLFLGLVAGLAAVERKGFLQAMLSRPIALAPVAGWVLGDAAGGLVVAAPLELLWLGAVNLGAAVPVHEALGAAAIAGGAVLAGRAVGSGVTPEVAVLAVLLAAPVALVGRRADKAVEGWNERLARHAEAALASHRVAEAARSNLYGLAAPFAIAAVLAPLSAWLAEALIPRLLAAVPGAAAPLRVGYFAFAALACAAGAKALRSRAAPRLFFAAFAAAFAALLTWRLLG, encoded by the coding sequence TTGGGTCTTCTCTTCCTAGGGCTCGTGGCGGGCCTCGCCGCCGTGGAGCGCAAGGGGTTCCTGCAGGCCATGCTGTCGCGCCCCATCGCGCTGGCCCCGGTGGCAGGCTGGGTGCTGGGCGACGCGGCCGGCGGGCTGGTGGTCGCGGCGCCGCTCGAGCTGCTCTGGCTGGGCGCGGTCAACCTCGGCGCGGCCGTGCCGGTGCACGAGGCGCTCGGCGCCGCCGCCATCGCCGGCGGCGCGGTGCTGGCCGGCCGGGCGGTGGGCTCCGGGGTCACGCCCGAGGTCGCGGTGCTGGCGGTGCTGCTGGCCGCCCCGGTCGCGCTCGTGGGCCGGCGCGCCGACAAGGCGGTGGAGGGCTGGAACGAGCGGCTGGCGCGCCACGCAGAGGCGGCGCTCGCGAGCCACCGGGTCGCCGAGGCCGCGCGCTCGAACCTCTACGGCCTGGCGGCGCCGTTCGCCATCGCCGCCGTGCTCGCGCCGCTCTCCGCCTGGCTGGCCGAGGCGCTCATCCCCCGCCTGCTCGCCGCCGTGCCGGGCGCGGCCGCGCCGCTGCGGGTGGGGTACTTCGCGTTCGCCGCGCTGGCCTGCGCCGCCGGCGCGAAGGCGCTCCGCTCGCGCGCCGCCCCGCGCCTGTTCTTCGCCGCGTTCGCCGCCGCCTTCGCGGCCCTGCTCACCTGGAGGCTGCTCGGGTGA
- a CDS encoding PTS system mannose/fructose/sorbose family transporter subunit IID has translation MSARVPRATLVRVFWRCLFLQAAWNRRGMQNLGFAFAIDPALRALYPEPARREEALARHLGFFNCHPYMAAAIVGGAIHHEERVAAGLEPGQGPLAYKATLQGPLAAVGDGFFWTALRPFFGALAVVGALLLGVPALVAALVVYNAIHLALRIGLFRAGYLRGDALVGTIAHLNLPVVADRLRAGGAALCGVAGAVFLMRGAAAGGPPAAALAAAAAAGGYAALARGARLLPTAYVATLAGVGAALLLGHLHGSS, from the coding sequence GTGAGCGCGCGCGTCCCGAGGGCCACGCTGGTGCGCGTCTTCTGGCGCTGCCTGTTCCTGCAGGCGGCCTGGAACCGGCGCGGCATGCAGAACCTGGGCTTCGCCTTCGCGATCGACCCGGCGCTCCGCGCGCTCTACCCCGAGCCCGCGCGGCGCGAGGAGGCGCTCGCGCGCCACCTCGGCTTCTTCAACTGCCACCCGTACATGGCCGCCGCGATCGTGGGCGGCGCCATCCACCACGAGGAGCGCGTGGCGGCGGGCCTCGAGCCGGGGCAGGGCCCGCTCGCCTACAAGGCGACGCTGCAGGGCCCGCTCGCGGCGGTCGGCGACGGCTTCTTCTGGACCGCGCTCCGCCCGTTCTTCGGCGCGCTGGCGGTGGTGGGCGCGCTCCTGCTCGGCGTGCCGGCGCTGGTGGCGGCGCTCGTCGTCTACAACGCCATCCACCTGGCGCTCCGGATCGGCCTGTTCCGCGCCGGCTACCTGCGCGGCGACGCGCTCGTCGGGACCATCGCGCACCTGAACCTGCCGGTGGTGGCCGACCGGCTCCGCGCCGGCGGCGCGGCGCTGTGCGGCGTGGCGGGCGCCGTGTTCCTCATGCGCGGCGCGGCGGCGGGCGGACCGCCGGCCGCGGCGCTCGCGGCCGCGGCCGCGGCGGGCGGCTACGCGGCGCTGGCCCGCGGCGCGCGCCTGCTCCCCACCGCCTACGTCGCCACCCTGGCCGGGGTCGGCGCCGCGCTCCTCCTCGGCCACCTCCACGGGAGCAGCTAG
- a CDS encoding HPr family phosphocarrier protein, which yields MPHQERTFVIVNTLGLHARAAAQLVQTSNRYKSEIHVEKDGMQVNGKSIMGVLTLAAAKGSQITVTCDGDDADQAMTALAKVIENGFGET from the coding sequence ATGCCGCACCAGGAGCGCACGTTCGTCATCGTCAACACGCTCGGCCTCCACGCGCGCGCCGCGGCGCAGCTCGTCCAGACCTCGAACCGCTACAAGTCCGAGATCCACGTCGAGAAGGACGGCATGCAGGTGAACGGCAAGAGCATCATGGGCGTGCTCACGCTCGCGGCCGCGAAGGGCTCGCAGATCACCGTGACCTGCGACGGCGACGACGCCGACCAGGCCATGACCGCGCTCGCCAAGGTGATCGAGAACGGGTTCGGGGAGACATGA